From the genome of bacterium:
GCGAGCTCCCACACCGGCAGCCGGCCGCCCTGCTCGTACTGGGCCAGCATGGTGCGCACGAAGTCGCGGGTGCGCTCCCGCTGGACCAGCGTGAACAGGGGGTGGGTCGCGCGGTAGGTGTCCCACAGGGAGAAGACGGTGTACTGGTCGCGGCCCTCAGCCTGGTGAATGGCGAGGTCCAGGCCGCGGTAGCGGCCGTCGACGTCGCTGAACAGATTCGGAGCCAGGAAGCTGTGGTAGAGCGCGGTGGCCAGGATGGTCGCCTGCGCGGCGTCGGCCCCATCGACCGCGAAGGGAGCCAGCTCCCGCCGCCAGGCGTCGCGCGCCCGCTCGCGCGTCCCCGCGAAGTCGAACCCCGCCCATTCCGCTTCCAGGTTGCGCCGCGCCCCGTCGGCGTCCACCGCCGAGATCCCCACCTGGACCAGCAGCTCGCCGCCCGCGTCGCCGAAGGACAGGACGGCCTTGGACGGACGGTCCGGATGCGTCGCGTCGCCGGCCGCGATCCGGGTCGCGGTGAAGGGGCGCGAGAAGCGGGCCCGGAAATACACGACCTGGTCGCGCGCCCAGGCCGACGAGCGCCGGAAGCCCTCGACGGTGCGGTCGTCGACCACGCGCAGGTCCGCGTCCAGCAGGCGGTCACGGTGCTCGAGGTCGATGATCACGTGGGCGGGCGCGCCGGCCGGGAACGCGTAGCGGTGCAGCCCGGTGCGGGGGGTGGCCGTGAGCTCGACGTCGATCCCGCCGTCGCGCAGGCGCACCGCGTAGTAGCCGGCGGCGGCCCGCTCGGTCGCCTTGTCGAAGGGCGAGGCGTACCCGGGTCCGAACCGGTCGGGCTCGCCGCTCTCGAGCGAGGGTTCGCCGGCGACGGGCATCAGCAGGACGTCGCCGTAGTCGCCCACGCCGGTGCCGCTGAGGTGGGTGTGCGAGAACCCGTAGACGACGGTGTCGCTGAAGTGGTAGCCGGAGCAGCCGTCCCAGCCGGCCAGGCGCGTGTCGGGGCCGAGCTGGACCATGCCGAAGGGCAGCGCGGGGCCGGGGAAGGTGTGGCCGTGCCCGCCGGTGCCGATGAACGGGTCGATGCGGTCGACGAGCTCGTCGGGACCGCTCGCGGCGACGCACGGCGCGCCGGCCGCCAGCAGGGCCAGGCACAACGCCGCGACGCGCCTCATTCGCCGGTGCCCCGGCCGGCGAAGTGCCGGTAGAGCAGCCACGTCGCCACGGCGGTGACGGCGAACAGCAGGACCGGCACGCCCCAGGTCCAGAAGAAGCCGTGCAGGGGCGTCGATACGGGCAGCGGGACGAAGTCCATCTTGGTGCCGTTCATCGTTCGCCGTCCTTCCGGTGGCGCTTGCGCCAGTGGTTCCAGGCCAGGGCCAGGCCCAGGAACGACGCCAGGTAGGCGATGCTCATGCCGATCAGCATGGTGATGCCCTTGCCCATCTCAGCGACCTCCCTCTTCCTGCCAGCGCAGGCGCTGCTCGAGCTGCTCGACGTAGGCCGCCTGCTTGGCTTCGTACTCGCTCGACACGGCCCGCAGCTTGGGATCGATCACCCAGTAGATGACGCCCGCCCCGCCGACCGCGCCCAGCAGCAGCAGCAGCCCGCCCGTCTGCATCAACAGGAGTTTGGTCACCCCGAGCATCAGCGCGGCGAAGACCAGCGGCGACAGGACCACGGCGATCCAATCCTCTCGGGTCCAGGCGTCGGCCTGTTCGGGCGTCCAGGCGCGGCGAATCAGGGGCCGCCGTCCGCCGTCTTCGCCGCGATGCGCCGGCGCCTCGACGAGCAGGCCGCGGCGCACCGCCTCGCGGTGCACCGGTCCCCAGCGGCCCAGCGGCCGGGTCATCACGTAGTAGCGCACCAGGCGGTCCATGTTCTCGGGCCGCGTGAGCAGGGTGACCGGCACGAAGACCACCGCGCCCAGGGCCATCAGCAGCCAGAACTGCAGGTAGTCCGGCAGCTCGGGCAGCACGCCGAACTCGGGCAGGATCCACACCACCAGCCAGGACATGCCGAGGTTGGCCATCCAGCCCGCCAGGTAGCCCCAGGCGTTGAAGCGCCACCAGACGACCTGCAGGATGTTGGGCAGCCAGATGCCGGCCATCATCAGCCACAGCGCGAAGATCAGCCAGCGCGTGATCTCCTGCATCATCAGGCCGTAGAAGAAGGAACCGATCAGCAGCGCGAAGGTGGACCAGCGGCCGACCCAGACCAGCTGCTTCTCGGTCGCCTCGGGCCGCAGGTAGCGCTGGTAGATGTCGCGCGTGAAGTAGAGGGCGCCCAGGTTCAGGTGGCTGGAGATGGTCGAGAGGTGGATGGCCAGGATGGCGCCGAAGAACACGCCGACCATCCCGACCGGCAGCAGCTCGAAGCCCATGCGGAACCAACCCAGCTCGTACTGCGCGGCGTCGGTGAGGTGGGGCAGCATCGAGAAGAAGGCCAGGATGCCCGCGGCCCAGAAGCCGTTGCGGATCAGGGTGACGGCGCCGCCGGCCCACAGGCCGTAGGTCGCGTCGCGCACCGTCCTGGCCGACTGGATGCGCTGCGCCTCGACGTACCAGTCGATGCTCGTGCCCATCCCGAAGCCGCCGATCACCGAGATCACCAGCATGGTCAGCCACCAGGCGATGGGGAAGTCGCCGGTGAACCAGCCGGAGAAGGCGAAGGCGTCCAGGCGCCACTGCTGCCCGAGCGCCACGATGTTCGAGGTCACCGCCTCGGGACCGCCCGCGGCGGCCAATCCCACGAACGTCACCAGGAAGATGGCGAAGATCGCGACGATCCCCTGCAGGAAGTCGCCCATCACCACGCCCCAGTAGCCGGCGGCCAGCGTGTAGAAGGCGGTGATCACGCTCGGCAGCACCAGGCCCACCCACACCGGCCAGCCGAAGGCCAGCGCGCAGACCTTGCCCATGGCGATGCCCACCCAGCCGAGGATGAACATGTTCATGAACACCTGCCAGCCGGCCATCCAGCCCCGCAGCAGTTCGGCGCCCAGGCCGCCGAAGCGCTGGGTCTGCCACTCGGCCTGGGTGTAGGCCAGCGAGCGGCGGAAGATGCGCGCCGAGACGAAGGCGCCGATGGCGGTCCAGGCCGTGAAGAAGGTGTACCAGAGGCCGCGCAGGCCGTTGGCGTAGATGACGCCGGCGATCCACATCGGCGTGTCGGTGGCGGTGTGGGTGCTGAACACCGACGAGGCCGGCAGCCACCAGGGCAACCCCCGGCCGGCGAGGAAGAAGTCGCTCTCCGAGCGCCGTCCCAGCCGGTAGAAGAAGAAGGCCCCGCCCACCATCAGCAGCAGGTACGCGGCCGCCCAGAAGATGTCCAGGTTGGTGAAGTGTCCCACGTGACCGCCTTGGCCAAGGGCCGGAAAAGGGGGATAAGACGTTGCGCGGCCCGGAGTATACCCGCGTCCCCGGTCGCGGGGAAGGCCGATCCGCGGCGGCGCCCCGGCACGGGAAGCTGGCGGAAATCCTCCCGAACCCCCATCATCCCCCCATGTTCGAGTACCAGCAGCACCGCCGTTATTTCGCCCAGTGCGCGCAGGGTCTGGAGGACCTGCTCGCCGAGGAGCTGCGCGAGCTGGGGGCCGAACCGGAGACGCCCGGCCGCCAGGGCGTGGGCTTCCTGGCCGACCAGGCGGCGCTCTACCGCGTCGTCTACCGCACGCGGCTGGCCGCCCGTGTGCTGGCGCCGCTGATCACCTTCGACTGCCACAGCGACCGCTACCTCTACACCACCGCCCGCAAGCTGGACTGGGACGTCCTGCTCACGCCCGCGACCACCTTCGCGATCGACGCCACCGTCTCGCAGAGCAACCTCGACCACTCGCAGTTCGCGGCCCAGCGGCTCAAGGACGCCATCGTCGACCACTTCCGCGAGTCGACGGGCAGCCGCCCGAGCGTGGACCGCCGCGCGCCGCAGCTGCTGCTGAACCTGCACGTGCGCCAGAACCGCGCCGTGATCAGCCTGGACCTCGGCGGCGGCGCCCTGCACCGCCGCGGCTACCGCACCGAGGCGGGGGAGGCCCCGTTGCAGGAGACCCTGGCCGCGGCCATCGTGCGCCTGAGCGGCTGGGACGGCGAGGGCCCCCTGCACGACCCGATGTGCGGCTCGGGCACGCTGCTGGCCGAGGCGTGGCTGTCGGCCTCGCGCATCCCGGCGGGCTGGCTGCGCGCGCAGTTGGCGCCGCCCTGGGCGCTGCTGCCGGACTTCGATGAGCAGGTGTGGGTCGAGGTGCGCCGCGAAGCGGCGGCGATGCGGCGCAGGCTGGAGCCCGGCCTGGTGAGCGGCGCCGACCTGGACCGCGACGTGGTGAAGACCGCCCGCGCCAACCTGGCGAAGCTGCCCGGCGGCGCGGCCATCGGCCTGGGCGTCGCCGACGCGCGCGACCTCGCCCTGCCGCCCGGCGCCACGGTCCTGACCAACCCGCCCTACGGCGTGCGGCTCGGGCAGCGGCGCGAGGTCGAGGCCCTCTACAAGGCCTTGGGTGACACCCTGAAGCGGCGCTGCGCGGGGACGACGGCCTGGATCCTGTGCGGGGACACGGGGCTGGTCGGGCATCTCGGGCTGCGGCCCGCGAAGCGGGTGCCGCTGTGGAACGGGGGGATCGAGTGCAGGTTGGTGCGGCTCGACCTCTTCGCCGGATTCCGCAAGGCGGACACCCGGACGGAGGAGTGAGGGGCTCGCGGGGCGGGGCGCTCGCCGAGCGCCCTGCATCCGGCTAGAAGAACGTTTTCGCCACCTTCAGAATCCCCTGCTTCCAAGGCACCCGGTGCGAAACCCCCGACCGCCCCTCGAACTCCGCCAGGTGCTCCAGGTACCACCGGTAGTTCCTCACCAGCGCCTGCTTGTTCGAGTACTGCGGGTCGAACCCCAGCACCCGCTCCGCCTTCTCGATCGAGACGAAGGAATCCTCGCTGGCGGTCTCGTAGACCCACTTGTAGAGCGGTGAGAGCTTCATGGCCTCCAGCAGCCGCAGGGTCGCGATGACCGGCCCGGCGGGGAAGCCGCGGATCTTCTTGCCGAAGCCCGCTTCGTCCAGCACGGCCTGGTAGTCCTCGCGCATGGTGGTGAACTCGCGGGCGCCCAGGTTGAAGACGTCGTCGACCTTCTCGCGCGGTCCCGTCTGGCAGAGGTGGATGCCCTGGCAGATGTCCTCGACGTCGGCGAGCTGGTAGCGGTTGTGGCCGTTGCCGATCATCGGGAAGCCCTTGCCGTCCTTGGCCCAGTCGTAGAAGAGGGCGAAGACGCCCAGCCGCTCGGGTCCGATGAAGGACTTCGGGCGCACGATCGGCACGCAGAGGC
Proteins encoded in this window:
- a CDS encoding sodium:solute symporter family protein; amino-acid sequence: MGHFTNLDIFWAAAYLLLMVGGAFFFYRLGRRSESDFFLAGRGLPWWLPASSVFSTHTATDTPMWIAGVIYANGLRGLWYTFFTAWTAIGAFVSARIFRRSLAYTQAEWQTQRFGGLGAELLRGWMAGWQVFMNMFILGWVGIAMGKVCALAFGWPVWVGLVLPSVITAFYTLAAGYWGVVMGDFLQGIVAIFAIFLVTFVGLAAAGGPEAVTSNIVALGQQWRLDAFAFSGWFTGDFPIAWWLTMLVISVIGGFGMGTSIDWYVEAQRIQSARTVRDATYGLWAGGAVTLIRNGFWAAGILAFFSMLPHLTDAAQYELGWFRMGFELLPVGMVGVFFGAILAIHLSTISSHLNLGALYFTRDIYQRYLRPEATEKQLVWVGRWSTFALLIGSFFYGLMMQEITRWLIFALWLMMAGIWLPNILQVVWWRFNAWGYLAGWMANLGMSWLVVWILPEFGVLPELPDYLQFWLLMALGAVVFVPVTLLTRPENMDRLVRYYVMTRPLGRWGPVHREAVRRGLLVEAPAHRGEDGGRRPLIRRAWTPEQADAWTREDWIAVVLSPLVFAALMLGVTKLLLMQTGGLLLLLGAVGGAGVIYWVIDPKLRAVSSEYEAKQAAYVEQLEQRLRWQEEGGR
- a CDS encoding THUMP domain-containing protein produces the protein MFEYQQHRRYFAQCAQGLEDLLAEELRELGAEPETPGRQGVGFLADQAALYRVVYRTRLAARVLAPLITFDCHSDRYLYTTARKLDWDVLLTPATTFAIDATVSQSNLDHSQFAAQRLKDAIVDHFRESTGSRPSVDRRAPQLLLNLHVRQNRAVISLDLGGGALHRRGYRTEAGEAPLQETLAAAIVRLSGWDGEGPLHDPMCGSGTLLAEAWLSASRIPAGWLRAQLAPPWALLPDFDEQVWVEVRREAAAMRRRLEPGLVSGADLDRDVVKTARANLAKLPGGAAIGLGVADARDLALPPGATVLTNPPYGVRLGQRREVEALYKALGDTLKRRCAGTTAWILCGDTGLVGHLGLRPAKRVPLWNGGIECRLVRLDLFAGFRKADTRTEE
- a CDS encoding NAD-dependent epimerase/dehydratase family protein, giving the protein MNNGSTTQTRCLVTGGAGFLGINMVRYLLARGYEVASLDIAPFDYPERADPRVRVFDGDIRHRADVDRALAGCAQVVHAAAALPLYTREEIRSTDLDGTRTVLQAALDAGCERVVHVSSTAVYGIPDHHPLLEDDRLHGVGPYGESKVEAEQVCAEFRARGLCVPIVRPKSFIGPERLGVFALFYDWAKDGKGFPMIGNGHNRYQLADVEDICQGIHLCQTGPREKVDDVFNLGAREFTTMREDYQAVLDEAGFGKKIRGFPAGPVIATLRLLEAMKLSPLYKWVYETASEDSFVSIEKAERVLGFDPQYSNKQALVRNYRWYLEHLAEFEGRSGVSHRVPWKQGILKVAKTFF